ATTGTTAGCTACAGTTGGATTGTCTCCAACATCCTCAGTAATATCTTGCTTTGTGTCGTCATCCTTAGACCCTCTAAATTCGGAATCCCTAATAGCAGACTCCACTATTGCCTTGGCCTTACATATGGAGCAAACAACAAGAAAACTAGTGCCATTTTCCTGCATAGGTTGTTCAAATGGCTGTAGCTTGAATCTGGGATCCAGAACTGTGGCCAAAATGAGGTCTCTGTGCTGCAGAAGTGCTTGAAACTTGCTCTGCAGACCTGCACGAAGTGCTCTGCAAAAAGATGAAAATTGTGTCTCTCTATTCTCCAGTGCCTTATCTAATTTAATCAGTGAAGGTATAATAAGAGAAAAGGTGACCCCTTCTGTTTGTAGAACACGGGTGGCTTCTTCAAAAGGTTCCAGCAAGCCAATGACATCTAGCACTTGCTCTCGTTTGGCTCTTACTACAGGTGGAACAGTGGAAGCATCTTTAGCTTTTATGTGAGCTTGGCTTACTAGCTTCATGACTGCTTTCCAAACAGGTTCGTGCGCCAGCTTACGAACAGTGTCAAAAGTAAAATTCCAGCAGCAGTTTTGCTCACTGCTGGGAAGTGCCAAGGTCAAATCACATTCACTGGCCAGAATCTCTATCCAATAGGCACTGCGGCAAAAGAACGATGCCATATTATACATCTGGCTAAGCACATGTTGCACTGCACGTGAAGCTTTTAAGGCATCTTTAATAATCAAGTGCAGAATATATGTAAAGCAGCACAAATGGGTACCAATGCGGATGTCCAAAAACTCATCTTCAGGGGGAAGAACATCATTCAGGAAGTTTATAACTTCTTCCTCAACAGGATTATTACTCCAGCCAGAACAAATCACACGATAGTCACAAAACAAGTCATGTTCGGCTATGGCATTCTTAGCGTCTCCCATGACCACATAGCCAATGTTCTGAGGAAACAAACCATAGCTTAGGAATACAGACTCTAGCTCTTGGGCAACTGCAGTATTCACATTTTTCCTGCACACATGGCGGACTGCCACAGTAGGATGACGGATATTCCATTCATCATCAAAATAATGCAAACGAACACCAATAATCTGATCTTTTTTTCTGCTTGACCAAACATCAACTGTAGTGTGGATAACAGCATCTGCCACCTCATATGACATACACTTCTTCAGTTCCTTGATCACACTTGGCTTAAATATCTTTTCTACTTGGTCATAAAGCTTAAGTCCAATAGTGCGCTGTGATAAGTGAGGATACCGAGGCTCCACTATAGTCATGAGGTTACGGAAACCAGCACCTTCCACAAAGTTCAGGGGCAGCATATCCTCTGCAATCATGCGCAGGATTGCCCGAGTAATGGACTTTTGCCTTGAGTGGGTGCTGTTTGTACTGCAACCATTTCTAACACTTGAAACCGAAGGCACTGTAGGACAACACTCTGATTTTATCCTTTGCACCGTTTGCCGTTTTTTAATTTGAAGCTTCTCTTTGTGTCCTTGAAGGGCGTCATTTTGCCTTGTCTACAaggaacaaaaccaaaataagagTTACAGcttctttatataaaatgaaacaataaccaGAGTTATAAGCAAGTTGAGACAGTGACACAGAACACATTTATGATGGGGAAACTCCTGCACCTGCTTTATGCAAGTCACTATTGTAAAGTGATACATATTATTGCTCGGAGGCAGGAGTGGGATGTACACCAACATCACTGTCAAGGACAGGAGTGCCCAGCGCTTTAATTATGGTAACACAGTACTTAAAAtattaagttttaaataaaactattgcaatataaattaaacacaaaagccTAACAGCAGGATTTTTCCCTGTGCATGTGCTGCTTATAAATGCATTCCAATAGGGTTTACTGTCAGGCAGGAGACTCAAAACTGAATGCTCACATTTAACAAACCTCCGGCAGATTTGACATTTGAAAGTAACAGGAGCACAGGATTGGTAAACAGCAACCGTTCAAAAGCCTATAAATAATATGATGTGTTTTATATGTGCTATATACTTGCCACTTGATCACTGCCGTAAACCACACTCAAAACTTCTGAGCACCTCTTGGGAACCCCACTTGCTTCCCCCATTTGAATCATAGTAAATTTATAGAAGGCTTAACCAGGTAATGTCCAGTGTTTTATGTGTTAATGAAGCTACAGTACctgttaatttactttaaatatcaCTGTCAGTAGCACCTGTATGCAAATTAGCATGCTGGTTATTTCCAAATATGCACACATAGCAAATGAATTTGGCACATTACTTGTGTTCGACCGTACATAATCCATTGAATGCTTCAAAAATACGTTGGCAACTC
This genomic interval from Erpetoichthys calabaricus chromosome 10, fErpCal1.3, whole genome shotgun sequence contains the following:
- the mybl2a gene encoding v-myb avian myeloblastosis viral oncogene homolog-like 2a is translated as MNSVIIKLRVPTRQNDALQGHKEKLQIKKRQTVQRIKSECCPTVPSVSSVRNGCSTNSTHSRQKSITRAILRMIAEDMLPLNFVEGAGFRNLMTIVEPRYPHLSQRTIGLKLYDQVEKIFKPSVIKELKKCMSYEVADAVIHTTVDVWSSRKKDQIIGVRLHYFDDEWNIRHPTVAVRHVCRKNVNTAVAQELESVFLSYGLFPQNIGYVVMGDAKNAIAEHDLFCDYRVICSGWSNNPVEEEVINFLNDVLPPEDEFLDIRIGTHLCCFTYILHLIIKDALKASRAVQHVLSQMYNMASFFCRSAYWIEILASECDLTLALPSSEQNCCWNFTFDTVRKLAHEPVWKAVMKLVSQAHIKAKDASTVPPVVRAKREQVLDVIGLLEPFEEATRVLQTEGVTFSLIIPSLIKLDKALENRETQFSSFCRALRAGLQSKFQALLQHRDLILATVLDPRFKLQPFEQPMQENGTSFLVVCSICKAKAIVESAIRDSEFRGSKDDDTKQDITEDVGDNPTVANNFCTNRKRKPRAYFFQPCAKTFKMSELDVYLNEGLLDCDTSPQSFWRDETRFPQLRNIARKLLAIPATSGGFKRLFPIAGCITRAHKNKLPPHTTERLILLREAVRCGEH